A genomic segment from Aspergillus chevalieri M1 DNA, chromosome 7, nearly complete sequence encodes:
- a CDS encoding pyrroline-5-carboxylate reductase family protein (COG:E;~EggNog:ENOG410PM1P;~InterPro:IPR028939,IPR036291,IPR000304,IPR029036, IPR008927;~PFAM:PF03807,PF14748;~go_function: GO:0004735 - pyrroline-5-carboxylate reductase activity [Evidence IEA];~go_process: GO:0006561 - proline biosynthetic process [Evidence IEA];~go_process: GO:0055114 - oxidation-reduction process [Evidence IEA]), with protein sequence MTELNSATLCVLGCGNLGTAIINSLASNPPTIKNSALFTHFIACVRTENSENRLRDRLSHLNNLSISRNNNVKAIDDSAVIILATDPADVERTLTQPGFRDAITGKLLISVAAGWTQQRLYTTLYGNDTPQARVVRALPNIAALVSQSLTAVESSVDSPLPFECVEITDAIFNRIGRTVHVSPTQMEVITAVGGSTPAFFAVIVDAMIDAAVAVGLPRDLAHTAVFQAMQGTAGMLQSGIHPALLKDQGTSPEGCTIGGLMVLEEAGVRGHVGKALREAVTVARLMGKVPHVNDTRQ encoded by the exons ATGACTGAACTAAATAGCGCCACGCTTTGCGTCCTAGGCTGCG GCAACCTGGGAACCGCTATAATCAACAGTCTAGCCTCTAACCCGCCAACAATCAAGAACAGTGCACTTTTCACTCACTTCATCGCTTGTGTCCGGACAGAAAACTCGGAGAACCGACTGAGAGATCGACTATCTCATCTCAACAACCTCTCCATATCCCGCAACAATAACGTCAAAGCAATTGATGACTCTGCCGTCATCATCCTTGCGACTGACCCCGCGGACGTTGAGAGGACGTTGACACAGCCTGGTTTCCGTGATGCCATCACCGGCAAGCTTTTGATCAGTGTAGCAGCGGGTTGGACACAACAACGCTTATACACAACTCTCTACGGCAACGACACCCCCCAGGCTCGTGTCGTGCGGGCTCTACCGAACATTGCTGCCTTAGTCTCGCAATCATTGACTGCGGTTGAAAGCTCTGTAGACTCTCCTTTGCCCTTTGAATGTGTGGAGATTACAGATGCGATTTTCAACAGGATCGGTCGAACTGTGCACGTATCCCCGACGCAGATGGAGGTCATTACCGCTGTTGGAGGGTCGACGCCTGCATTCTTTGCGGTTATTGTTGACGCAATGATCGACGCAGCTGTCGCGGTGGGGCTCCCGAGAGATCTCGCGCATACAGCTGTTTTCCAGGCCATGCAAGGCACAGCAGGAATGCTGCAAAGTGGCATACATCCAGCTTTGCTGAAGGATCAAGGCACATCGCCGGAGGGATGCACCATTGGTGGATTAATGGTGCTGGAGGAGGCAGGAGTGCGTGGCCATGTTGGAAAGGCGTTGAGGGAGGCCGTTACTGTTGCAAGGCTTATGGGGAAAGTGCCTCATGTAAATGATACTCGACAATAA
- a CDS encoding uncharacterized protein (COG:S;~EggNog:ENOG410PV0T;~InterPro:IPR038781) — MRQETQLHLAGDLIASAVSATIVTPAVTIIDRALVEKASCNWPILRGLRSHCLDALKRPGRFVFSRPFGLIWTLYAATYAVANGADTITKETIPTSPARDPIVFGSTFAINVPLGVWKDMRFAQLFSNCSKEATVALRNVPTRPFSSLGTAIFLLRDGITISGSFTLPSYCAGVIPDSLAADPHSRTVITQIVVPVLSQLMATPVHLLGLDLYNRPKVAAASERVTLMTRHLPSATVVRCIRIIPAFGFGCLTNMELREYFHSKIRLEHIDQ, encoded by the exons ATGAGACAAGAAACACAACTACACTTGGCAGGGGACTTGATTGCTTCTGCTGTGTCGGCGACAATAGTGACTCCTGCGGTGACCATCATTGACCG TGCTTTAGTCGAAAAAGCATCATGTAACTGGCCGATACTGCGTGGTTTAAGATCCCACTGCTTGGATGCTCTTAAGCGACCAGGTCGGTTCGTCTTTTCTCGTCCTTTCGGCCTCATCTGGACACTGTACGCAGCCACCTATGCCGTCGCCAACGGTGCCGACACCATCACCAAAGAAACGATCCCTACATCACCAGCACGGGATCCCATTGTTTTCGGCTCAACTTTCGCCATCAACGTGCCACTGGGAGTGTGGAAGGATATGCGCTTTGCACAGCTGTTCAGCAACTGTAGCAAGGAGGCGACTGTTGCATTGCGAAATGTGCCTACTCGCCCGTTTTCCAGTCTCGGAACGGCCATATTTCTTTTACGCGATGGTATTACCATCTCCGGCTCCTTCACACTACCTTCATATTGTGCCGGGGTTATCCCAGACAGCCTAGCAGCAGATCCGCACTCGAGAACAGTGATAACACAAATTGTCGTGCCGGTTTTGTCACAACTTATGGCGACCCCGGTGCATCTGCTCGGTCTGGACTTATATAACCGACCTAAGGTGGCTGCAGCGAGCGAGAGAGTTACACTGATGACACGACATCTTCCGTCAGCGACCGTTGTTCGATGTATTCGCATTATACCGGCGTTTGGATTCGGATGTCTGACGAACATGGAGTTACGAGAATATTTCCACAGTAAAATTAGACTAGAGCACATTGACCAATGA
- the ALD5_2 gene encoding aldehyde dehydrogenase family protein (COG:C;~EggNog:ENOG410PFKN;~InterPro:IPR015590,IPR029510,IPR016160,IPR016161, IPR016162,IPR016163;~PFAM:PF00171;~go_function: GO:0016491 - oxidoreductase activity [Evidence IEA];~go_function: GO:0016620 - oxidoreductase activity, acting on the aldehyde or oxo group of donors, NAD or NADP as acceptor [Evidence IEA];~go_process: GO:0055114 - oxidation-reduction process [Evidence IEA]) has product MTAVALTTPTGLSYQQPTGLFINNEFVGGSDGGSIDVVNPATEQRICAVSEARENDVDKAVAAARKALNGPWKLATPTERSQYLYKLVTLMEESLEKLAAVESMDNGKPINSARGDIGEAIGCLRYYAGWADKIEGRVIDTSPKNFNYTRREPIGVCGQIIPWNFPLMMWAWKIGPAIACGNTVVIKTAEVTPLSALVAAELIVQAGFPPGVINIITGYGNIAGSALSRHMGVDKVAFTGSTAVGRQILKDAASSNLKKVTLELGGKSPNIVFNDADLDQAVPWIHNGIFSNMGQNCCAGSRIYVQSGIYDAFIQKLRENVQQRVIGPPEDEKTAHGAQVSKTQLDRILGYVDSGRKAGAKVEIGGNRVNCPGYFMEPTIFSGVSSDMDIVREEIFGPVGVIAKFDKTEEIIEAANDTAYGLASGIHTENLKTAIEVSNKIKAGTVWVNQYNGVHWQLPFGGFKQSGIGRELGEEALFNYTQTKTVSVNLGTPVV; this is encoded by the exons ATGACTGCCGTTGCTCTCACCACGCCGACGGGCCTCTCTTACCAGCAGCCCACTGGTTT GTTCATCAATAATGAGTTTGTAGGCGGATCGGACGGAGGCAGCATTGATGTG GTGAACCCAGC AACCGAACAGAGAATCTGTGCTGTCAGTGAAGCTCGCGAAAATGATGTCGACAAGGCAGTGGCGGCTGCTCGGAAGGCCTTGAACGGCCCATGGAAATTGGCCACTCCCACCGAACGATCGCAATATCTCTACAAGCTGGTTACACTGATGGAAGAGTCCCTGGAGAAGCTGGCGGCGGTGGAATCAATGGACAATGGAAAGCCGATCAACAGCGCCAGGGGCGACATTGGTGAGGCAATTGGTTGTCTCCGGTACTACGCTGGGTGGGCAGACAAGATCGAGGGTCGCGTTATCGACACGAGTCCCAAGAATTTCAACTACACCCGACGCGAACCG ATTGGTGTGTGCGGTCAAATCATTCCATGGAACTTC CCATTGATGATGTGGGCATGGAAAATTGGACCGGCCATTGCCTGCGGAAACACCGTGGTTATCAAGACCGCGGAGGTCACGCCGCTGTCTGCACTGGTCGCTGCTGAGCTCATCGTCCAAGCTGGATTCCCTCCAGGCgtcatcaacatcatcaccGGTTATGGCAACATCGCAGGATCTGCTCTCTCTCGTCATATGGGGGTGGACAAAGTCGCGTTCACAGGATCTACAGCCGTGGGCCGCCAGATCTTGAAGGATGCAGCATCCTCCAACCTGAAGAAGGTCACACTAGAGCTGGGAGGTAAATCACCGAATATTGTCTTCAACGACGCAGATCTCGACCAAGCCGTTCCATGGATTCACAACGGGATCTTCTCGAACATGGGACAGAATTGTTGTGCAGGCAGTCGGATCTACGTGCAATCTGGCATCTACGATGCGTTCATCCAGAAGTTGAGAGAAAATGTTCAGCAACGAGTAATTGGACCCCCCGAGGACGAAAAAACCGcccatggtgcccaggtctccAAGACTCAATTGGATCGTATTCTGGG ATACGTCGATTCCGGCAGAAAGGCCGGGGCCAAGGTCGAGATCGGAGGTAACAGAGTCAATTGCCCTGGTTACTTTATGGAGCCGACCATTTTTTCAGGCGTTTCCAGCGACATGGACATCGTACGGGAAGAAATCTTCGGTCCTGTAGGTGTAATTGCGAAGTTCGACAAAACGGAGGAGATTATCGAGGCGGCAAATGACACTGCCTACGGATTGGCCTCCGGTATTCATACCGAGAACCTGAAAACCGCCATCGAAGTCTCCAACAAGATTAAGGCGGGTACGGTGTGGGTGAATCAGTACAATGGGGTCCATTGGCAGTTACCTTTCGGTGGCTTCAAGCAGTCGGGAATTGGAAGAGAGCTGGGCGAGGAGGCGTTGTTCAACTACACCCAGACCAAGACAGTATCGGTGAACTTGGGTACTCCAGTTGTTTGA
- a CDS encoding putative methylaspartate ammonia-lyase (COG:E;~EggNog:ENOG410Q1RB;~InterPro:IPR022662,IPR022665,IPR006395,IPR036849, IPR029017;~PFAM:PF05034,PF13378,PF07476;~go_function: GO:0050096 - methylaspartate ammonia-lyase activity [Evidence IEA]) has translation MKPFDVEFVIGLSGYFVKDLEAVRQSPTYDPLVDNIAPRTPGFQQVVQAGQVISILLWLPNGQLAVGDCVDVIFSGAASRDPLFIANEHLPLLESVVKPWLLNCDITHFRPNSIRVDSPWPELQDLRLHSAIRYGLSQVLLSATALVHSCSAAEIITREWGTSIIDRPVDILASCHRNDFLQLDRMIMKQVSMLPHASFIHVHDLGPQGTTLLEFVEKVSRRVQERGVSGYRPRLHFDVYGTMGDLFPDVDELVSFLGEVQRVAQPYDLLIESPIIADTKAAQTQLLRDLRLRLRERSIPVQIVADEWCNTLEDIREFADAGAVDFVQIKMPDLGAIHNSIDAILYCRERKVGCCLGGSANETDVSARITAHVAMATQPDFLLSKPGIGADEGVMILTNEMLRTSAVARKSRLYKI, from the coding sequence ATGAAGCCGTTCGACGTTGAATTTGTTATTGGTCTCTCTGGCTACTTCGTGAAGGACCTCGAAGCCGTTCGTCAGAGCCCAACCTACGATCCCCTGGTCGACAACATCGCCCCTCGCACTCCCGGTTTCCAGCAAGTCGTTCAGGCCGGCCAAGTGATTTCGATCCTGCTGTGGTTGCCCAATGGTCAATTGGCCGTGGGGGACTGTGTCGATGTCATCTTCTCTGGTGCTGCGTCTCGTGATCCACTCTTTATTGCCAACGAGCATCTTCCCCTCCTTGAGTCTGTGGTCAAGCCATGGCTGCTGAATTGCGACATTACCCATTTTCGACCTAATTCCATCCGCGTCGATTCACCGTGGCCTGAATTACAGGATCTTCGATTGCACTCTGCCATTCGTTATGGTCTGTCGCAGGTGCTTCTGTCTGCCACGGCGTTGGTCCACTCATGCTCCGCAGCCGAAATCATCACCCGCGAATGGGGGACGAGCATTATCGACCGGCCTGTGGATATCTTGGCTTCCTGCCACCGCAACGATTTCTTACAATTGGACCGGATGATCATGAAGCAAGTTTCGATGTTACCCCACGCATCTTTTATTCACGTCCATGATCTTGGACCTCAAGGGACGACCCTGTTGGAGTTCGTGGAAAAGGTATCCCGACGCGTACAGGAACGAGGAGTGTCAGGATATCGTCCGCGCTTGCACTTCGATGTCTACGGGACCATGGGGGATTTGTTCCCAGACGTCGATGAGTTAGTGTCATTTTTGGGTGAAGTCCAGCGAGTCGCTCAGCCGTACGATCTCCTCATCGAGTCCCCGATCATCGCCGACACCAAGGCCGCTCAGACCCAGCTACTGAGGGACCTCCGACTGCGACTGCGGGAGCGGTCCATTCCAGTGCAGATCGTGGCGGACGAATGGTGCAATACGCTCGAAGACATTCGGGAATTTGCGGATGCTGGTGCTGTAGATTTTGTGCAGATCAAGATGCCCGATCTGGGCGCCATCCATAATAGTATCGATGCCATACTCTACTGCCGTGAGAGGAAGGTCGGGTGCTGTCTGGGAGGGTCTGCAAATGAAACAGACGTCTCTGCACGCATCACGGCCCATGTGGCAATGGCAACGCAGCCCGACTTTCTGCTGTCCAAGCCGGGAATCGGAGCGGATGAAGGGGTGATGATTCTCACTAATGAGATGCTCCGCACCTCAGCTGTAGCCCGGAAGTCTCGACTGTACAAGATTTAG